The following DNA comes from Dehalococcoidales bacterium.
CATCTCCCGACTTGCCCAAATAATGCGTTCGAGACCGGACTTGGCAAGCGAAGGATCTTTTATTTCATATTCGGCCATGTTAGCTCCTGTATCGATTAAAAATAAAATGCCGGACCTTTGCTAGATTTTCAGCCGTTGTTTCGGCACAATCAATTATAACACGCTGCTGCGCTTCGGTTTTGTCCAGGGGTTCAAATTCGCTCTTCATCTTGAAATAAACTTGGGTGGTGCCATCACTCACATTGCCAGGTTCAAGCTTTCTATGATTAATCCTGCGGCAGGCTTCCTCGTCACTAATGGTGTATTCCAGGAACGCGAAACCAGCGTTGTATTTCATGGCTATTTCGTATGCTGTCTTACGGCTGAGTGCAAGAACGAATGTGGCATCCAGTATAACCGATACCCCTTTTTTGAGCCATGAAGCCGCCTGATTAAACATTGTTTCATAAGTGAGTCTGGAGAAATCAGGGGAGTAGACCCCGGTATCCATTCCTTGAGAAGCAGATTCAACCGGAGGAATGCCTGCCAAGGTCTTACGGACGATGTCTGAAGAAATAACCACTATTCCCATATGCCTTGCAAGCTCTTTAGCCAATGTTGATTTGCCGCTGCCAACGAGACCTACGTTGACCAGAAGCCAAGGCTTTTGAAGAGTGTAGCTTTCTGCCAGATCAAAATATTGCTGTGCCTTGAGAAGGGAGCGTTGTTTTTCCTCAGAGTCTACGTAAGGGTCATCCAATTTAAAGCAGTTAACCTTAGCCCTGACCATTGCACGGTAACACTTGTAAAAATTTAAAAGTGTTTCAACCTGGCTGTCCCTGGTCATTTCCAGATAACGTTGGATAAATACCTGTGACAAGTCAGCCCGACCGTAATGATCAAGGTCCATCGCCAGAAAGGCCACTTCAGCTGCGGTGTCCGAGTATCGGAAGCGGTCGCTGAATTCAATACAGTCGTAAATACAGAGCTCGTCGGTAAAGCATATATGGGACGAATGAAGATCGCCATGACAATCCCGGATATGTCCCTCTT
Coding sequences within:
- a CDS encoding AAA family ATPase; the protein is MKERKLTAMLPPIIQSLLKSEGTPGESGQVNLVQTQMSWILFAGNLVYKMKKPVDLGYVDYTTLEKRQYYCNREVELNRRLCPQGYLGVSTINLADGEYSIDGDGEVVDYAVKMKKLPQEKMLDYLLANNNPTADMLSQVAERVAAFHKKAETGPHIDPFGSIQAIRFNTEENFTQSIKYADKVVSRDTLDRIKDYTNRFLNNNSALFESRVKEGHIRDCHGDLHSSHICFTDELCIYDCIEFSDRFRYSDTAAEVAFLAMDLDHYGRADLSQVFIQRYLEMTRDSQVETLLNFYKCYRAMVRAKVNCFKLDDPYVDSEEKQRSLLKAQQYFDLAESYTLQKPWLLVNVGLVGSGKSTLAKELARHMGIVVISSDIVRKTLAGIPPVESASQGMDTGVYSPDFSRLTYETMFNQAASWLKKGVSVILDATFVLALSRKTAYEIAMKYNAGFAFLEYTISDEEACRRINHRKLEPGNVSDGTTQVYFKMKSEFEPLDKTEAQQRVIIDCAETTAENLAKVRHFIFNRYRS